The Vigna unguiculata cultivar IT97K-499-35 chromosome 6, ASM411807v1, whole genome shotgun sequence genome contains a region encoding:
- the LOC114188595 gene encoding mitogen-activated protein kinase kinase kinase 17-like: protein MDWTRGHMLGRGSTAAVYTAQSRRSAPVFAVKSAELHHSEFLRREQMILSTLNCPHIVAYQGFDTTFENGVYWFNMFMEYAPHGTLAERGGRMDEAVVGSYTRQILQGLHYLHSRGIVHCDVKGQNVLVTEKGVKISDLGCARRVGEVSAIAGTPAFMSPEVARGEQQGFPADVWALGCTVLEMITGKPPWHGGGDPAGVIYRIGFSDELPEIPSCVSEQGRDFLGKCLKRDPNERWSVEELLGHGFVKECTELKLLLLDSDTPTGVLERGFWDSLETTEHGARDCPSARDRIRRLFSDEPLWVWKNDDDNDDEQWVTVRSNEFHEELSFHKTDTTSFNIVSDEENGFVTLFEPKIVVTTVVELSRWNGITCDDCYLGGRNCDCRCRESLLSVFVCVVIVLDGKFDSPEMGIFIFIMHCFLLLLSLSLFNSTLDGLNTFHFHHYNIIRDNVCAT, encoded by the coding sequence ATGGACTGGACCCGAGGCCACATGCTCGGCCGTGGTTCCACCGCCGCCGTCTACACCGCTCAGTCCCGCCGATCCGCTCCCGTCTTTGCCGTCAAGTCGGCAGAGCTACACCACTCGGAATTCCTCCGAAGGGAGCAGATGATTCTTTCCACTCTTAACTGTCCTCATATTGTTGcctaccaaggttttgacaccaCGTTTGAGAATGGTGTTTACTGGTTCAACATGTTCATGGAATACGCGCCTCACGGGACGCTGGCGGAGCGCGGTGGTCGCATGGACGAAGCGGTGGTGGGATCCTATACGCGCCAAATTCTGCAGGGGCTGCACTACCTCCACTCCCGTGGGATAGTGCATTGCGACGTGAAGGGGCAGAATGTATTGGTGACGGAGAAGGGGGTGAAAATTTCGGATTTGGGTTGTGCCCGGAGGGTGGGGGAGGTGTCGGCCATCGCCGGCACGCCGGCGTTCATGTCTCCTGAGGTGGCGCGTGGGGAGCAGCAGGGGTTTCCTGCTGACGTGTGGGCTCTGGGGTGCACGGTACTGGAGATGATCACCGGGAAGCCACCGTGGCACGGCGGAGGAGACCCGGCGGGAGTGATTTACAGGATCGGGTTCTCCGATGAGTTGCCTGAGATTCCTAGCTGTGTGTCCGAGCAGGGGAGGGACTTTTTGGGAAAGTGTTTGAAGAGGGACCCGAATGAGAGGTGGTCGGTGGAGGAGCTTCTTGGACACGGTTTTGTTAAGGAATGCACGGAATTGAAGTTGCTTTTGTTGGATTCAGACACTCCCACTGGTGTGTTGGAACGAGGATTTTGGGATTCCTTGGAGACAACTGAGCATGGAGCACGTGATTGTCCCTCTGCTAGGGACAGAATTCGTAGGTTGTTTTCGGACGAACCCCTTTGGGTATGGAAAAACgatgatgataatgatgatgagCAATGGGTGACGGTGAGGAGCAATGAGTTCCATGAAGAATTATCCTTTCACAAAACAGACACTACTTCTTTTAATATAGTTAGTGATGAGGAAAACGGTTTTGTTACATTATTTGAACCTAAAATTGTAGTAACAACAGTAGTTGAATTGAGTAGATGGAATGGTATTACTTGTGATGATTGTTATCTTGGAGGCAGAAACTGTGATTGTCGCTGCAGAGAATCATTATTGTCAGTTTTTGTGTGTGTAGTGATTGTTCTCGATGGAAAATTTGATTCTCCTGAGATgggaatttttatttttatcatgcatTGCTTTCTGTTACtgctctctctgtctctctttAATTCAACTTTGGATGGACTCaacacttttcattttcatcactATAATATAATACGGGATAATGTGTGCGccacataa
- the LOC114188850 gene encoding B-cell receptor-associated protein 31-like: MIQLLFTLIFSEGAMIALLLFKTPLRKLVIMGLDRLKRGRGPLVVKTVAGTILVVLSSSVYSMVNIQKREIEDGGAINPTDQVLMAKHLLEATLMGGILFLALMIDRLHHYIRELRIRRKGMEVVKKQTRGSEDGKFTFSEEMKGVEEERTRLRTELMRLESELQSKTKDVDVAEANVSALRKQSEGFLLEYDRLLEENQNLRNKLQSLDRKLSHSGSKKNM, translated from the exons ATGATTCAGCTTCTGTTCACGTTGATATTTTCGGAGGGTGCGATGATAGCTTTGCTGCTGTTCAAGACGCCGTTGAGGAAGCTTGTGATAATGGGGTTGGATCGGTTGAAGCGGGGTCGTGGACCCTTGGTTGTGAAGACCGTTGCAGGGACGATTCTCGTGGTGCTCTCTTCCAGTGTGTACAGCATGGTCAACATTCAGAAGCGTGAGATCGAGGACGGTGGTGCCATTAATCCCACCGATCAGGTTCTCATGGCCAAGCACCTCCTTGAAGCAACACTCATGG GCGGTATACTTTTTCTTGCGCTTATGATAGACAGACTACATCATTACATAAGAGAACTGCGGATTCGAAGAAAGGGCATGGAAGTTGTCAAGAAACAGACCAGAGGGTCTGAAGATGGGAAATTTACCTTTTCCGAAGAAATGAAAGGCGTGGAGGAAGAAAGGACTAGATTGAGAACAGAACTTATGCGCCTAGAATCTGAACTACAGTCAAAAACTAAAGACGTAGATGTTGCAGAAGCCAATGTATCTGCTCTGAGAAAACAGTCTGAGGGATTCCTTCTTGAGTATGATCGCTTACTTGAGGAAAACCAGAACCTCCGCAACAAACTACAGTCCTTGGACAGGAAATTGTCACATTCAGGTTCTAAGAAGAATATGTAA